The following are encoded in a window of Candidatus Oleimmundimicrobium sp. genomic DNA:
- the cobT gene encoding nicotinate-nucleotide--dimethylbenzimidazole phosphoribosyltransferase has translation MSLEVAKNKIRTLDEGAMELAQKKLDSLTKPLGSLGVLEEIAKKIAGITGNPQPKIGKKAIIVMAGDHGVVKEGVSAFPQEVTPQMVYNFLNGGAGINVLAKHVGADVKVVDIGVAAPLEASGLISRKIKMGTDNMAKGPAMSKDEAIAAIEVGIDIAENAINEGATILGTGEMGIGNTTPSSAITAVFGKVLVEEIVGKGTGIDDDKLNQKINIIKEAIRVNEPDPTDAIDVLAKVGGLEIAGLAGVILGAAANQIPVVIDGFISGAAALVASKIAPESANYMIASHVSVEPGHKKVLELLGLKPMLFMDMRLGEGTGAALGINLVEAASKIINEMATFEGAGVSEAGDK, from the coding sequence ATGAGTTTAGAAGTTGCAAAAAATAAAATAAGAACCTTAGATGAGGGTGCCATGGAGCTTGCTCAGAAGAAGCTGGACTCTTTAACCAAGCCGCTTGGTAGTTTGGGGGTTTTAGAGGAAATAGCGAAGAAAATTGCCGGAATTACCGGAAACCCTCAACCAAAAATCGGTAAAAAGGCGATAATTGTCATGGCCGGAGATCACGGTGTTGTTAAAGAAGGGGTAAGCGCTTTTCCTCAGGAAGTGACACCTCAGATGGTTTACAATTTCTTAAATGGCGGAGCGGGAATTAACGTTTTGGCAAAACATGTGGGCGCTGATGTCAAGGTTGTTGACATTGGAGTTGCTGCTCCCCTTGAAGCGAGCGGCTTAATCTCGCGTAAGATAAAAATGGGTACCGACAACATGGCCAAAGGGCCTGCTATGTCAAAAGATGAGGCTATAGCCGCAATTGAGGTGGGGATAGATATAGCTGAAAATGCGATAAATGAAGGGGCTACCATTTTGGGAACAGGAGAAATGGGAATCGGCAATACCACTCCGAGCAGCGCGATTACCGCGGTTTTTGGAAAAGTTTTAGTTGAAGAGATTGTTGGAAAAGGAACAGGGATAGATGATGATAAGCTTAATCAAAAAATAAACATAATTAAGGAAGCAATTCGGGTTAATGAACCCGATCCAACCGACGCGATCGATGTTCTGGCTAAGGTCGGGGGATTAGAGATAGCCGGTTTAGCTGGCGTTATTTTGGGGGCGGCGGCTAATCAGATACCCGTTGTTATAGATGGATTCATTTCCGGGGCAGCCGCTTTGGTTGCTTCAAAGATTGCGCCCGAATCGGCAAACTATATGATTGCTTCGCATGTTTCTGTAGAGCCGGGCCATAAAAAAGTTTTGGAGTTGTTGGGTTTAAAGCCGATGCTTTTTATGGATATGCGTTTGGGCGAGGGGACGGGGGCCGCTCTCGGAATAAATCTGGTTGAGGCAGCTTCTAAGATAATAAACGAGATGGCAACGTTTGAAGGTGCCGGCGTTTCTGAAGCGGGGGATAAATAA
- the cobC gene encoding alpha-ribazole phosphatase, with protein MTKVYLVRHGETEWNSKGKYLGLTDIPLNNNGERQAKALSSFLSKERIDAVYSSALTRTIQTARIIAEPHGLNVCKVPGLNEIDFGEWDGLTYFEIKDKYSNLADDWLNKTSEVQIPGGETWDDFKTRVLSGLRKILNENENKNILIVSHGGPIKTIISDILGLELTSFWKITQDRGALNIVKFFDEGATITLLNDTYY; from the coding sequence ATGACCAAGGTTTATTTGGTAAGACATGGAGAGACCGAGTGGAATTCAAAGGGGAAATATCTGGGTTTGACCGATATTCCCTTGAACAACAACGGGGAACGTCAAGCCAAAGCGTTGTCTTCATTTCTGTCAAAGGAACGGATTGATGCGGTTTATTCGAGTGCTTTAACGCGCACAATTCAGACGGCGAGAATTATTGCAGAGCCACACGGACTCAATGTTTGTAAAGTGCCTGGATTAAATGAGATTGATTTTGGTGAATGGGATGGGTTAACGTATTTTGAGATTAAAGATAAGTATTCAAATCTTGCTGATGATTGGTTGAACAAAACCTCGGAGGTTCAAATTCCCGGTGGAGAGACTTGGGATGATTTTAAGACACGTGTTTTGAGTGGTCTGAGGAAAATCTTAAATGAAAACGAGAACAAAAATATCCTGATAGTCAGTCACGGTGGGCCTATTAAGACAATAATCAGCGATATTCTCGGTTTAGAATTGACAAGTTTTTGGAAGATTACCCAGGACAGAGGGGCACTTAATATTGTGAAGTTTTTTGACGAGGGGGCAACAATAACTCTTCTTAATGATACATA